The following coding sequences are from one Salvia hispanica cultivar TCC Black 2014 chromosome 3, UniMelb_Shisp_WGS_1.0, whole genome shotgun sequence window:
- the LOC125210623 gene encoding ubiquitin receptor RAD23d-like, with product MKIFVKTLKGTSFEIEVKPEDKVENVKRIIETTQGADVYPAALQMLIHQGKVLKDGTTLDENKIAENAFVVIMLSKNKVSQGEGSTTSSAPTVKAPRSGESQPTSAPVSTTPQPPVAVPSLAPVSVPAPAAVPSPAPVSAANAVSDVYGQAASNLVSGNNLEGTIQQIIDMGGGIWDRDTVVRALRAAFNNPERAIDYLYSGIPESAEAPAAPGGTAVNVPAQPQEAVQAAPDLASGPNADPLNLFPQGLPNMGPNAGGANTLEFLRNTPQFQALREMVQANPQILQPMLQELGKQNPQLVRLIQDHQADFLRLINEPIEGDEGNVEGQLPAAMPQAVTVTPEEREAIERLESMGFDRAIVLQVFFACNKNEELAANYLLDHIHEFEE from the exons atgaagattTTCGTGAAGACGCTCAAGGGCACCAGCTTCGAAATCGAAGTGAAACCCGAAGACAAG GTTGAGAATGTGAAGAGAATCATAGAAACTACGCAGGGAGCCGATGTTTATCCTGCAGCACTGCAAATGCTTATCCATCAAGGAAAAGTTCTTAAAGATGGCACAACACTTGATGAGAATAAAATTGCTGAAAATGCGTTTGTTGTTATTATGCTGTCGAAG aACAAGGTCTCTCAAGGTGAAGGCTCAACGACATCAAGTGCACCCACTGTGAAG GCACCCAGATCAGGTGAATCACAGCCTACTTCAGCTCCAGTATCAACAACCCCTCAACCTCCTGTGGCTGT gCCTTCACTCGCTCCTGTTTCTGTTCCAGCTCCTGCTGCTGTTCCTTCTCCTGCTCCTGTTTCAGCTGCCAATGCTGT GTCGGATGTTTACGGACAAGCTGCATCTAATCTAGTATCAGGTAATAACCTTGAGGGTACTATCCAGCAGATTATTGATATGGGTGGGGGAATTTGGGACAGAGACACAGTTGTGCGAGCTCTTCGTGCTGCTTTCAATAACCCAGAGAGAGcgattgattatttatattct GGGATACCTGAATCAGCTGAAGCCCCTGCTGCACCTGGTGGAACGGCTGTCAATGTGCCTGCACAACCTCAGGAAGCTGTGCAAGCAGCACCTGATCTTGCCTCTGGACCGAATGCGGATCCACTAAATCTTTTCCCACAG GGTCTCCCAAATATGGGTCCGAACGCTGGTGGTGCAAACACCCTAGAGTTTCTACGGAACACTCCACAG TTCCAAGCACTGAGGGAGATGGTGCAGGCCAACCCTCAAATCTTGCAG CCCATGCTTCAAGAGCTCGGAAAGCAAAATCCTCAATTAGTGAGGCTGATTCAAGACCACCAAGCAGACTTTCTTCGCCTGATCAATGAGCCCATAGAAGGCGATGAAGG CAATGTAGAGGGGCAGCTTCCTGCAGCAATGCCTCAGGCCGTGACAGTTACACCAGAGGAACGCGAGGCTATAGAACGA CTTGAATCTATGGGGTTCGACCGGGCAATAGTTCTTCAAGTGTTCTTCGCCTGCAACAAGAATGAGGAGCTGGCTGCAAACTACTTGTTGGACCATATACATGAGTTTGAAGAGTGA
- the LOC125210009 gene encoding uncharacterized protein LOC125210009, with product MKSFEEEITASPANNGVVDLATHPGDSQQDLGYLLEASDDELGIPPPVNEWSTALVTVELRDEFWEVPGYDTFGLGFGEVENENSIGDYVALDGLFDYSDMGFGSGDVFGDPKRCPPSSFDKYATEKKSDDIHIQI from the exons ATGAAGAGCTTTGAAGAGGAGATCACTGCCTCGCCGGCGAATAACGGAGTCGTTGATTTGGCGACGCATCCCGGAGATTCTCAGCAAGATCTAGGGTATTTATTGGAGGCATCCGATGACGAGCTAGGGATTCCTCCTCCGGTGAATGAGTGGAGCACTGCGTTGGTGACGGTTGAGTTGCGGGACGAGTTTTGGGAAGTTCCGGGTTACGATACTTTCGGGTTGGGGTTTGGGGaagttgaaaatgaaaatagtatcGGTGATTACGTGGCGCTGGACGGTTTGTTTGACTATTCGGATATGGGATTCGGGTCGGGTGATGTTTTTGGAGACCCGAAACGTTGCCCGCCCAGTAGTTTCGATAAATATGCTACT gaaaaaaaaagtgacgACATACATATTCAGATATGA